Proteins from one Pongo abelii isolate AG06213 chromosome 19, NHGRI_mPonAbe1-v2.0_pri, whole genome shotgun sequence genomic window:
- the LOC129051371 gene encoding phosphatidylinositol-glycan biosynthesis class W protein isoform X4, whose amino-acid sequence MSEKQMKEAFVSNLNGTTVLEITQGLCFPAFCILCRGFLIIFSQYLCSFSHTWKTRFFIDFVVLIVPMVATLTIWASFILLELLGVIIFGAGLLYQIYRRRTCYARLPFLKILEKFLNISLESECIPAISCFRVITSAFTAIAILAVDFPLFPRRFAKTELYGTGAMDFGVGGFVFGSAMVCLEVRRRKYMEGSKLRYFTNSLYSVWPLVFLGIGRLAIIKSIGYQEHLTEYGVHWNFFFTIIVVKLITPLLLIIFPLNKSWIIALSITILYQLALDFTSLKRLILYGTDGSGTRVGLLNANREGIISTLGYVAIHMAGVQTGLYMHKNRSHIKDLIKVACFLLLAAISLFISLYVVQVNVEAVSRRMANLAFCIWIVASSLILLSSLLLGDIILSFAKFLINGALVPCSWKLIQSPVTNKKHSESLVPEAERMEPSLCLITALNRKQLIFFLLSNITTGLINLMVDTLHSSTLWALFVVNLYMFSNCLIVYVLYLQDKTIQFW is encoded by the coding sequence ATGTCTGAAAAGCAGATGAAGGAAGCTTTTGTCAGTAACCTCAATGGAACCACCGTGCTGGAAATCACCCAGGGATTGTGCTTTCCTGCATTCTGTATCCTGTGCAGAGGGTTCCTGATCATTTTCTCACAGTACTTGTGTTCTTTTTCACATACCTGGAAAACTAGATTCTTCATTGACTTTGTTGTCCTAATAGTTCCCATGGTAGCCACTTTGACCATTTGGGCTTCATTTATCCTCCTTGAGCTTCTTGGTGTAATTATCTTTGGGGCAGGGCTGTTGTATCAAATATACCGAAGGAGGACCTGCTATGCCAGACTGCCTTTCCTAAAAATCCTTGAAAAATTCTTGAACATCAGTCTAGAATCAGAATGCATTCCAGCCATCTCCTGTTTCCGTGTAATTACCAGTGCATTTACTGCTATTGCTATTTTGGCTGTGGACTTCCCACTTTTTCCCAGAAGATTTGCCAAAACTGAGCTCTATGGGACAGGAGCAATGGATTTTGGAGTAGGTGGCTTTGTTTTTGGGTCTGCAATGGTTTGTCTAGAGGTCAGGAGGAGAAAATATATGGAAGGGTCCAAATTGCGTTACTTTACAAACTCACTATACTCTGTATGGCCATTAGTCTTCCTAGGAATCGGACGATTAGCCATTATAAAATCAATAGGCTATCAGGAACATTTAACTGAGTATGGAGTTCACTGGAACTTTTTCTTTACCATAATAGTTGTGAAATTGATAACACCACtgcttttgattatttttccccTAAATAAGTCCTGGATTATTGCCCTCAGCATTACTATATTATACCAGCTAGCCCTTGACTTTACCTCACTGAAGAGGTTAATATTATATGGCACTGATGGTAGTGGCACACGGGTTGGTCTATTAAATGCCAACCGTGAAGGAATAATCTCTACCCTGGGGTATGTGGCAATACACATGGCTGGTGTGCAAACAGGGTTATACATGCATAAGAACCGATCACATATCAAAGACTTGATAAAAGTAGCCTGTTTTCTTTTACTAGCAGCTATTAGCCTCTTCATATCTCTTTACGTAGTTCAAGTAAATGTAGAAGCAGTATCTCGAAGAATGGCAAATTTAGCCTTTTGTATTTGGATAGTTGCTTCTAGCCTGATCCTTCTTAGTAGTTTATTACTGGGTGATATAATTTTGAGTTTTGCCAAATTTCTAATTAATGGAGCTCTAGTACCATGTTCTTGGAAACTTATCCAGTCACCTGTtacaaataaaaagcattcaGAATCTTTAGTCCCTGAAGCTGAAAGAATGGAACCCAGTCTTTGTTTAATCACAGCTCTAAACAGAAAacagttaatatttttcttgCTGTCAAATATAACAACTGGCCTGATCAACCTGATGGTAGATACATTACACAGCAGTACCTTGTGGGCCTTATTTGTGGTCAATCTCTATATGTTTTCCAACTGTTTAattgtatatgtactatatttgcAAGATAAGACTATACAATTTTGGTGA
- the LOC129051371 gene encoding phosphatidylinositol-glycan biosynthesis class W protein isoform X2: protein MTGVGSPWDTGRSAMIGGDARNRPAQKCQLPASAGSAAREAEADGSRVVWRVQRESGGPAHVDCLLGAPAPFGAREVGVQWRDLGSLLPSTSGLKQSSASAWRVAGIRVETGFHHVDQAGLELLTSGDPPTSASQSARITGRKMSEKQMKEAFVSNLNGTTVLEITQGLCFPAFCILCRGFLIIFSQYLCSFSHTWKTRFFIDFVVLIVPMVATLTIWASFILLELLGVIIFGAGLLYQIYRRRTCYARLPFLKILEKFLNISLESECIPAISCFRVITSAFTAIAILAVDFPLFPRRFAKTELYGTGAMDFGVGGFVFGSAMVCLEVRRRKYMEGSKLRYFTNSLYSVWPLVFLGIGRLAIIKSIGYQEHLTEYGVHWNFFFTIIVVKLITPLLLIIFPLNKSWIIALSITILYQLALDFTSLKRLILYGTDGSGTRVGLLNANREGIISTLGYVAIHMAGVQTGLYMHKNRSHIKDLIKVACFLLLAAISLFISLYVVQVNVEAVSRRMANLAFCIWIVASSLILLSSLLLGDIILSFAKFLINGALVPCSWKLIQSPVTNKKHSESLVPEAERMEPSLCLITALNRKQLIFFLLSNITTGLINLMVDTLHSSTLWALFVVNLYMFSNCLIVYVLYLQDKTIQFW, encoded by the exons ATGACAGGAGTGGGTAGCCCATGGGACACTGGGAGGAGCGCCATGATAGGCGGAGACGCGCGGAATCGGCCCGCCCAGAAGTGCCAGCTGCCTGCGTCGGCGGGAAGTGCCGCGCGGGAGGCGGAAGCGGATGGTTCCCGCGTGGTTTGGCGGGTGCAGCGGGAGTCCGGCGGCCCTGCCCACGTAGACTGTCTGCTGGGGGCGCCGGCACCTTTTGGAGCACGTGAG gtaggagtgcagtggcgcgatctcggctcactgctgccttcaacctctggactcaagcaatcctccgcctcagcctggcgagtggctgggattagag tagagacgggctttcaccatgttgaccaggctggtctcgaactcttgacctcaggtgatcctcccacctcggcctcccaaagtgctaggattacag GAAGAAAAATGTCTGAAAAGCAGATGAAGGAAGCTTTTGTCAGTAACCTCAATGGAACCACCGTGCTGGAAATCACCCAGGGATTGTGCTTTCCTGCATTCTGTATCCTGTGCAGAGGGTTCCTGATCATTTTCTCACAGTACTTGTGTTCTTTTTCACATACCTGGAAAACTAGATTCTTCATTGACTTTGTTGTCCTAATAGTTCCCATGGTAGCCACTTTGACCATTTGGGCTTCATTTATCCTCCTTGAGCTTCTTGGTGTAATTATCTTTGGGGCAGGGCTGTTGTATCAAATATACCGAAGGAGGACCTGCTATGCCAGACTGCCTTTCCTAAAAATCCTTGAAAAATTCTTGAACATCAGTCTAGAATCAGAATGCATTCCAGCCATCTCCTGTTTCCGTGTAATTACCAGTGCATTTACTGCTATTGCTATTTTGGCTGTGGACTTCCCACTTTTTCCCAGAAGATTTGCCAAAACTGAGCTCTATGGGACAGGAGCAATGGATTTTGGAGTAGGTGGCTTTGTTTTTGGGTCTGCAATGGTTTGTCTAGAGGTCAGGAGGAGAAAATATATGGAAGGGTCCAAATTGCGTTACTTTACAAACTCACTATACTCTGTATGGCCATTAGTCTTCCTAGGAATCGGACGATTAGCCATTATAAAATCAATAGGCTATCAGGAACATTTAACTGAGTATGGAGTTCACTGGAACTTTTTCTTTACCATAATAGTTGTGAAATTGATAACACCACtgcttttgattatttttccccTAAATAAGTCCTGGATTATTGCCCTCAGCATTACTATATTATACCAGCTAGCCCTTGACTTTACCTCACTGAAGAGGTTAATATTATATGGCACTGATGGTAGTGGCACACGGGTTGGTCTATTAAATGCCAACCGTGAAGGAATAATCTCTACCCTGGGGTATGTGGCAATACACATGGCTGGTGTGCAAACAGGGTTATACATGCATAAGAACCGATCACATATCAAAGACTTGATAAAAGTAGCCTGTTTTCTTTTACTAGCAGCTATTAGCCTCTTCATATCTCTTTACGTAGTTCAAGTAAATGTAGAAGCAGTATCTCGAAGAATGGCAAATTTAGCCTTTTGTATTTGGATAGTTGCTTCTAGCCTGATCCTTCTTAGTAGTTTATTACTGGGTGATATAATTTTGAGTTTTGCCAAATTTCTAATTAATGGAGCTCTAGTACCATGTTCTTGGAAACTTATCCAGTCACCTGTtacaaataaaaagcattcaGAATCTTTAGTCCCTGAAGCTGAAAGAATGGAACCCAGTCTTTGTTTAATCACAGCTCTAAACAGAAAacagttaatatttttcttgCTGTCAAATATAACAACTGGCCTGATCAACCTGATGGTAGATACATTACACAGCAGTACCTTGTGGGCCTTATTTGTGGTCAATCTCTATATGTTTTCCAACTGTTTAattgtatatgtactatatttgcAAGATAAGACTATACAATTTTGGTGA
- the LOC129051371 gene encoding phosphatidylinositol-glycan biosynthesis class W protein isoform X1 yields the protein MTGVGSPWDTGRSAMIGGDARNRPAQKCQLPASAGSAAREAEADGSRVVWRVQRESGGPAHVDCLLGAPAPFGAREVGVQWRDLGSLLPSTSGLKQSSASAWRVAGIRVNSLTLRPRLECNGSLQTLLSRFKRFSCLISQVAGITGRKMSEKQMKEAFVSNLNGTTVLEITQGLCFPAFCILCRGFLIIFSQYLCSFSHTWKTRFFIDFVVLIVPMVATLTIWASFILLELLGVIIFGAGLLYQIYRRRTCYARLPFLKILEKFLNISLESECIPAISCFRVITSAFTAIAILAVDFPLFPRRFAKTELYGTGAMDFGVGGFVFGSAMVCLEVRRRKYMEGSKLRYFTNSLYSVWPLVFLGIGRLAIIKSIGYQEHLTEYGVHWNFFFTIIVVKLITPLLLIIFPLNKSWIIALSITILYQLALDFTSLKRLILYGTDGSGTRVGLLNANREGIISTLGYVAIHMAGVQTGLYMHKNRSHIKDLIKVACFLLLAAISLFISLYVVQVNVEAVSRRMANLAFCIWIVASSLILLSSLLLGDIILSFAKFLINGALVPCSWKLIQSPVTNKKHSESLVPEAERMEPSLCLITALNRKQLIFFLLSNITTGLINLMVDTLHSSTLWALFVVNLYMFSNCLIVYVLYLQDKTIQFW from the exons ATGACAGGAGTGGGTAGCCCATGGGACACTGGGAGGAGCGCCATGATAGGCGGAGACGCGCGGAATCGGCCCGCCCAGAAGTGCCAGCTGCCTGCGTCGGCGGGAAGTGCCGCGCGGGAGGCGGAAGCGGATGGTTCCCGCGTGGTTTGGCGGGTGCAGCGGGAGTCCGGCGGCCCTGCCCACGTAGACTGTCTGCTGGGGGCGCCGGCACCTTTTGGAGCACGTGAG gtaggagtgcagtggcgcgatctcggctcactgctgccttcaacctctggactcaagcaatcctccgcctcagcctggcgagtggctgggattagag tcaacagtctcactctgcggcccaggctggagtgcaatggctcactccaAACTCTGCtttcccggttcaagcgattctcctgcctcatctctcaagtagctgggattacag GAAGAAAAATGTCTGAAAAGCAGATGAAGGAAGCTTTTGTCAGTAACCTCAATGGAACCACCGTGCTGGAAATCACCCAGGGATTGTGCTTTCCTGCATTCTGTATCCTGTGCAGAGGGTTCCTGATCATTTTCTCACAGTACTTGTGTTCTTTTTCACATACCTGGAAAACTAGATTCTTCATTGACTTTGTTGTCCTAATAGTTCCCATGGTAGCCACTTTGACCATTTGGGCTTCATTTATCCTCCTTGAGCTTCTTGGTGTAATTATCTTTGGGGCAGGGCTGTTGTATCAAATATACCGAAGGAGGACCTGCTATGCCAGACTGCCTTTCCTAAAAATCCTTGAAAAATTCTTGAACATCAGTCTAGAATCAGAATGCATTCCAGCCATCTCCTGTTTCCGTGTAATTACCAGTGCATTTACTGCTATTGCTATTTTGGCTGTGGACTTCCCACTTTTTCCCAGAAGATTTGCCAAAACTGAGCTCTATGGGACAGGAGCAATGGATTTTGGAGTAGGTGGCTTTGTTTTTGGGTCTGCAATGGTTTGTCTAGAGGTCAGGAGGAGAAAATATATGGAAGGGTCCAAATTGCGTTACTTTACAAACTCACTATACTCTGTATGGCCATTAGTCTTCCTAGGAATCGGACGATTAGCCATTATAAAATCAATAGGCTATCAGGAACATTTAACTGAGTATGGAGTTCACTGGAACTTTTTCTTTACCATAATAGTTGTGAAATTGATAACACCACtgcttttgattatttttccccTAAATAAGTCCTGGATTATTGCCCTCAGCATTACTATATTATACCAGCTAGCCCTTGACTTTACCTCACTGAAGAGGTTAATATTATATGGCACTGATGGTAGTGGCACACGGGTTGGTCTATTAAATGCCAACCGTGAAGGAATAATCTCTACCCTGGGGTATGTGGCAATACACATGGCTGGTGTGCAAACAGGGTTATACATGCATAAGAACCGATCACATATCAAAGACTTGATAAAAGTAGCCTGTTTTCTTTTACTAGCAGCTATTAGCCTCTTCATATCTCTTTACGTAGTTCAAGTAAATGTAGAAGCAGTATCTCGAAGAATGGCAAATTTAGCCTTTTGTATTTGGATAGTTGCTTCTAGCCTGATCCTTCTTAGTAGTTTATTACTGGGTGATATAATTTTGAGTTTTGCCAAATTTCTAATTAATGGAGCTCTAGTACCATGTTCTTGGAAACTTATCCAGTCACCTGTtacaaataaaaagcattcaGAATCTTTAGTCCCTGAAGCTGAAAGAATGGAACCCAGTCTTTGTTTAATCACAGCTCTAAACAGAAAacagttaatatttttcttgCTGTCAAATATAACAACTGGCCTGATCAACCTGATGGTAGATACATTACACAGCAGTACCTTGTGGGCCTTATTTGTGGTCAATCTCTATATGTTTTCCAACTGTTTAattgtatatgtactatatttgcAAGATAAGACTATACAATTTTGGTGA
- the LOC129051371 gene encoding phosphatidylinositol-glycan biosynthesis class W protein isoform X3, whose product MTGVGSPWDTGRSAMIGGDARNRPAQKCQLPASAGSAAREAEADGSRVVWRVQRESGGPAHVDCLLGAPAPFGAREVGVQWRDLGSLLPSTSGLKQSSASAWRVAGIRETGFHHVDQAGLELLTSGDPPTSASQSARITGRKMSEKQMKEAFVSNLNGTTVLEITQGLCFPAFCILCRGFLIIFSQYLCSFSHTWKTRFFIDFVVLIVPMVATLTIWASFILLELLGVIIFGAGLLYQIYRRRTCYARLPFLKILEKFLNISLESECIPAISCFRVITSAFTAIAILAVDFPLFPRRFAKTELYGTGAMDFGVGGFVFGSAMVCLEVRRRKYMEGSKLRYFTNSLYSVWPLVFLGIGRLAIIKSIGYQEHLTEYGVHWNFFFTIIVVKLITPLLLIIFPLNKSWIIALSITILYQLALDFTSLKRLILYGTDGSGTRVGLLNANREGIISTLGYVAIHMAGVQTGLYMHKNRSHIKDLIKVACFLLLAAISLFISLYVVQVNVEAVSRRMANLAFCIWIVASSLILLSSLLLGDIILSFAKFLINGALVPCSWKLIQSPVTNKKHSESLVPEAERMEPSLCLITALNRKQLIFFLLSNITTGLINLMVDTLHSSTLWALFVVNLYMFSNCLIVYVLYLQDKTIQFW is encoded by the exons ATGACAGGAGTGGGTAGCCCATGGGACACTGGGAGGAGCGCCATGATAGGCGGAGACGCGCGGAATCGGCCCGCCCAGAAGTGCCAGCTGCCTGCGTCGGCGGGAAGTGCCGCGCGGGAGGCGGAAGCGGATGGTTCCCGCGTGGTTTGGCGGGTGCAGCGGGAGTCCGGCGGCCCTGCCCACGTAGACTGTCTGCTGGGGGCGCCGGCACCTTTTGGAGCACGTGAG gtaggagtgcagtggcgcgatctcggctcactgctgccttcaacctctggactcaagcaatcctccgcctcagcctggcgagtggctgggattagag agacgggctttcaccatgttgaccaggctggtctcgaactcttgacctcaggtgatcctcccacctcggcctcccaaagtgctaggattacag GAAGAAAAATGTCTGAAAAGCAGATGAAGGAAGCTTTTGTCAGTAACCTCAATGGAACCACCGTGCTGGAAATCACCCAGGGATTGTGCTTTCCTGCATTCTGTATCCTGTGCAGAGGGTTCCTGATCATTTTCTCACAGTACTTGTGTTCTTTTTCACATACCTGGAAAACTAGATTCTTCATTGACTTTGTTGTCCTAATAGTTCCCATGGTAGCCACTTTGACCATTTGGGCTTCATTTATCCTCCTTGAGCTTCTTGGTGTAATTATCTTTGGGGCAGGGCTGTTGTATCAAATATACCGAAGGAGGACCTGCTATGCCAGACTGCCTTTCCTAAAAATCCTTGAAAAATTCTTGAACATCAGTCTAGAATCAGAATGCATTCCAGCCATCTCCTGTTTCCGTGTAATTACCAGTGCATTTACTGCTATTGCTATTTTGGCTGTGGACTTCCCACTTTTTCCCAGAAGATTTGCCAAAACTGAGCTCTATGGGACAGGAGCAATGGATTTTGGAGTAGGTGGCTTTGTTTTTGGGTCTGCAATGGTTTGTCTAGAGGTCAGGAGGAGAAAATATATGGAAGGGTCCAAATTGCGTTACTTTACAAACTCACTATACTCTGTATGGCCATTAGTCTTCCTAGGAATCGGACGATTAGCCATTATAAAATCAATAGGCTATCAGGAACATTTAACTGAGTATGGAGTTCACTGGAACTTTTTCTTTACCATAATAGTTGTGAAATTGATAACACCACtgcttttgattatttttccccTAAATAAGTCCTGGATTATTGCCCTCAGCATTACTATATTATACCAGCTAGCCCTTGACTTTACCTCACTGAAGAGGTTAATATTATATGGCACTGATGGTAGTGGCACACGGGTTGGTCTATTAAATGCCAACCGTGAAGGAATAATCTCTACCCTGGGGTATGTGGCAATACACATGGCTGGTGTGCAAACAGGGTTATACATGCATAAGAACCGATCACATATCAAAGACTTGATAAAAGTAGCCTGTTTTCTTTTACTAGCAGCTATTAGCCTCTTCATATCTCTTTACGTAGTTCAAGTAAATGTAGAAGCAGTATCTCGAAGAATGGCAAATTTAGCCTTTTGTATTTGGATAGTTGCTTCTAGCCTGATCCTTCTTAGTAGTTTATTACTGGGTGATATAATTTTGAGTTTTGCCAAATTTCTAATTAATGGAGCTCTAGTACCATGTTCTTGGAAACTTATCCAGTCACCTGTtacaaataaaaagcattcaGAATCTTTAGTCCCTGAAGCTGAAAGAATGGAACCCAGTCTTTGTTTAATCACAGCTCTAAACAGAAAacagttaatatttttcttgCTGTCAAATATAACAACTGGCCTGATCAACCTGATGGTAGATACATTACACAGCAGTACCTTGTGGGCCTTATTTGTGGTCAATCTCTATATGTTTTCCAACTGTTTAattgtatatgtactatatttgcAAGATAAGACTATACAATTTTGGTGA